From a region of the Salvelinus fontinalis isolate EN_2023a chromosome 13, ASM2944872v1, whole genome shotgun sequence genome:
- the LOC129868668 gene encoding 40S ribosomal protein S14, protein MAPRKGKEKKEEQVIALGPQVAEGENVFGVCHIFASFNDTFVHVTDLSGKETICRVTGGMKVKADRDESSPYAAMLAAQDVAQRCKELGITALHIKLRATGGNRTKTPGPGAQSALRALARSGMKIGRIEDVTPIPSDSTRRKGGRRGRRL, encoded by the exons ATGGCACCTCGTAAGGGTAAGGAAAAGAAGGAAGAACAGGTCATCGCCCTGGGACCTCAGGTTGCCGAAGGCGAGAATGTCTTTGGAGTCTGCCACATCTTTGCATCCTTCAATGACACCTTCGTTCACGTCACTGATCTTTCTGGCAA GGAAACTATCTGCCGTGTGACTGGTGGTATGAAGGTGAAGGCCGACAGAGACGAGTCCTCCCCCTACGCCGCCATGTTGGCCGCCCAGGATGTTGCCCAGAGGTGCAAGGAGCTGGGAATCACTGCCCTGCACATCAAGTTGAGGGCCACTGGCGGCAACAG AACCAAGACCCCTGGACCAGGCGCACAGTCTGCTCTCCGTGCCTTGGCTCGTTCTGGCATGAAGATTGGACGCATCG AGGATGTCACCCCTATTCCATCAGACAGCACTCGCAGAAAGGGAGGTCGTCGTGGGCGTCGTCTGTAA